The DNA sequence GttgtgtgtttgtatttgtaATTGAGATGGCTagttgtgtgtttgtatgtgtaatTGAGATGGCTAGTTATGTGTTTGTATTTGTAATTGAGATGGCTAGttgtgtgtttgtatttgtaATTGAGATGGCTAGttgtgtgtttgtatttgtaATTGAGATGGCTAGTTGGGATGAAGCAAAAGCCTGAAAAGGTAGACTTAATTTAATGAACGTTTTGAAAGTTGAGGAATCTCAAATGGAATGTATTACTCGTGTTTCAGTACATATCTAGCTATTGAACCATGTTGCTGTGGAATCATTTTCTTTCGATTCAATTCATcagttaaattttacatttccactacACATGACGTGTGAAAAAAGGGGGATTAAATTAGCCATGCCGTAGATAAAACTTTGCTTGTAAAActaaccaactttgcatgtataataataatGGAAAAAGTCTGTCGAAACATGTGTACACCCATTGCTGCAATGCTGTATAATTATTATTGTGTAGATCTGAGTAAGCTGATTtacacaaaatttaattttcaaaagattgaatcacaTATGAGAAAACAGATTTCAATAGAAAGATTACATTAGAGATAGTAGCAGATTCGATATAAATAACATGTTCAGTGCACTGACAcctgatgtacatatttttgtccAGTGAGTGTGAAATGATAACAGTTTAATATTGTGTTGGCTGCACATGTAatttctggcatatgtaatTGTGTTTTGgtcattgaaaatattgataaaaaaaatattgaagaattgctgatattgCTAGAGACATCGTTACCCTGATCTAAAGATGTCAAGGActtgaatatttacatactttgtaACATCGTGACCCTACAGTGCCTGTGAAGAATTACACATGGGACATAGATATAATCATTGactaaaattattgtacagtCATATCATTTTTCACTAATCACACTTAAATCATAGAAAAATTCTTAAACTGGCACTTAATTACAATCAGATATAGTAAATTTTCTATCTATTCCTCAAAATGATGCTATGAATTGAGGACTAGCTGCAATGTGTTGTGCGCCCCCTGTATTTAGGGGGAAATAACTCACACTGCAATGTGAAAAAATGTATCACATTAATAACAGCATTGGGGTCTCAACAGTAATGGGTGGCATTTTTTGTAATCATGAGAATGAATTAAGACaaacatatttatgtatatattaacaTATGATATTGGCATATTGCAGAGGGTGGAAAACTGGGCTACATGTAGAACATCCATCTTAGAAGAAATTCAGCCCGTTTGATTTACGTTGAATCTGactcttatacatgtaatgtttcgttttgtttgatattattGTGGATGTGATGTACATTGGATCCACTCCACTGACTGCAAGGAAATGCTGTTCTGCGTACAACCCTGATAATATTATTTGGTGGTAGGCCCCATATTTCTCTCCATTCAAGTTCCACAAGGTGCATGGTTTATATATTGAATTAGTACtagtattttaaaagttgtGCAACTTGTTTCTCTTCCAGATTCTCTCCCCCTGCCTCCCTCCACGCCCCCACCATATTCCCGGCTACAGGTCCATGACAACCGCTTGGTCTCGCAGTCATCCACAGGGTCCTCAGAAAGCAGTCTAAGTCACATGACCGAGGAGAAGCCAGTGTTGCCGGGGGTGACAGTGCGTGCTGCCACTAAAGAGAATCTTGTACAACTTGTTGTACAGAGCATAGGTTGGTGATAAGTCAGCCTGTTGTAAATATGTCTTTGATATCAATGCATTGGTTCCAAGAATCGGATATTGAGAGgagaaaaaaagaggaaatcTTCCTTTGGTTTTCCTAACAGGTTTAAAGCTATGCTGTAAGGATCTTTCTGATGTTAAAAACTGAGTAACAAgtctttttttaattctttcttTTAGAGCCAGATGGACGATTGATAGGAGGCAGTGATTTTCCgagtgttttgtttttaatgcaCCAATGGTTTATGACCTCAGAACAGCTAGCCAGTGCTTTCATTGACTTGTATCCTTGTAAGCTACACGAGTGGTAAATTGGGTTATCTTCAGGATGACACAACTGACACACTTTTTGTAACAGCCTGTATAATTTGTCTGATATCttcatgtacagtgttgtatggCATAGAAAGCATGCCTGCTGTCCAATCCTGAAATAAAAGACTGCTTAAATTAAATCATACGGTATCCGGAACTTTCATTTACTGATCATTACAATGGAAATAAAGTTTTGAGCATGTTCGTTTCCTTACTCGGCATCCTCTTCCATGTTAATTCCAACACCATAAATCAAAGAGGAAGTCAACCAATTACAGTCTCCAGTCATTATCCCATCCCCATGGCCTACTAACACTCTGACCTAGTTTTGTTCTCCAGGCTTCCAGACAGACATAAATGGTGTGTTCGTCTTTGATTGCCATTTtgcttgttttatttttaggCTTTATTTGACATCAATCTGATTTTATCTCCATTGGTTAATATAGATCCTTTAATATACACTTTGGACTATtagaatgaaattttaaattgatcTTTCAAGAAAAGAGTGATAAATTGTTTCAAATTGAGCTCATTTCATTGgatataaaaagtaaatttcaaaattgcaaACTGATGACATGTGTTTGTAAGAGGGGTACCAACGAATGGTaactgaaagaaaaaatattattgaacaAATGCTATGAAGTTCAATAAAATTTCTTTCTATACGTAAGTAACAGTAAGCTTTGCAGACATTGTAGAAATGGCTTTATATTAGGTTGTCATTTTAGTGGAGTTTTTTGCCTCTCTTCTGGCTGTGCTTTAATTTGATGTGACAGTATTAATCTCTCTGTTACAGGAGTCTGCCATGGCGAGATTGTTCCTTGCGGATCAATACAGTCCATGGATTTACTCAATGTCTGCTTTATGATCCACACAAGTGAAAGCAATTACTTACAATTATGGCTTTGTGTAATTACAGAATTTAGATTTAAAACACCCCCACCCAGCCTTGTTTTTGGCTCTGAATACAGACTTTTTTTGGGGAGGTAGATAAAGCTTGTAAGTGCAGTGCTGCCTTACTAATGAATAGCTCACATGATTAAAATGGATGGTTTACATCTTGAATTTAAAACTAAAACATTGGACAGATTTTACttgaacaataaaatgctttctttgttgttttatcgggtgatgaaggtataacattgcagaaaaaaatgatAACCCAGGTAAGCAAAAAGGTACAAATATTGAAGGTTAGATATGAGTTTTGACTTGTTCAATTCAAATTCCTGAACTAAAGTACAGATATCAGTCTAGCGATGAGATCATCTCGTGTACCAGGACTGGCTGTCAACACATCCCAGCTAATGAAGACTGTGAGATACAGAAATACAAGTGCTGTATTTGCCATGCTGTCAGGTGTGTATGGAGGGATTGAGATGCTATATTCTACAATTTGTTTGTCAAATATgtggaatttgaaatttctcGTGTGCATGGAGAGATGGGTGCTCTTATGCTATATGTTCTACAAGTTGTCAAATttgatgaatttgaaattttccaACAAAAAGTTGAATGATTCTTGGttgaaatattatttcattttagtgATGTCatcaaaacactttaaaaacatTGCAGCACCAAGCATTTTTCGTAGTTTTAACAATTTCTTAGGTAAAACAGGTATAGTACCTGTAGTGTATTTTTAATGGTATAGAAAAATATTCCACAAAAGACTACGACTAGGTAGAAAACTTCTGATAGTAACTGACTGGGTTGGGAGATCTGAGATTAATACTTACATATATGGTTctcacaatattttctgatgtttATTAGTGTAATTTGCGTATAGAATTCTGTATGAAGATGACACTCTGATTTTTCAATTAAACCTTACAAAAATTTGTGAATTTCCATTATAGATTTCCCGTGAATTTGTCACCAATTATCTTTAATCTCGGTGAATGCATTTAGAAACGGAGCTTAATTTGGttcaaatatatataccaaAATGTGATTGGTTACTTAGATTTGTCATTGAATGCCAGAATATGGAATACCACACCAAAGAGTTATTTTTGGTCAAACATGACAATAACACTTCATAGCCTTGATTTGTGTCACTTCTTTATAGATCATGACACAATTAGTACTTCTGGTAACTGCTTGTGTTGTTGGGGGGATCTGGGATAGACTGTTTGTAGAACACTGTTCCATTCATTTCAGATCAAGTGTCTAAATCTGTGATATCGCTAATGTTTTCCCATCTAAATATAGTTTTACTAATAAAAAAAACGAGTTTCAATTCTGAATGAAAATCAGATTATGATGATAATTGCATCATTTCGTGTAAGTCACAGTCATGACAAATGTAGGTATGAATAgaactaaatatatattatctCTACGACAACACTGGAATGTGAAACTCAGCCGGTAcctaattaaattttaaaacatctatTTTAACAACCTGTTGCAGCATTTGAGCACTTGACCACTGGCATTGCACATATTAACAAGGCTACAcaaattttgtcatatttttgAATTACAGTGAAAAATGATTAAAGTTTTGACAAcaatgaaaaggaaaaaaaatagcTATATATTTTCCTTGGATACATACACTAAATGCTTCTCAATGAGGCAGTTCACGGTGTcagatgaaaagtaaaatatcTGACTTTTTATGTTTGCAGATACTGCATATCTAGTAAATTTGGAACACCGGAAATTTTGATGGATGAAGAAAATTTGCCAAAAATTAAAAGAGCCAAAATTTCTATTCATATAAATACTACACTTCTTAAATGAAATTGTGCCCAAAAATAAAGCACTAGGATTTTGAACTACTTTTTTGAGCTAAATATTCCCCATCTCCAAAATTATCCACTATATGGTAAATTGTCGATCATACTATACTGATTACTACAGGACCCAGAGGCTATCGGCAGTGTATATTTGACTAATTCATATGTTTGTTACTTTGCAGGTTTTGGATAAACAATTACCCAATCCATTTTGACCTGGATGGGAAATTAAAAACAGTCATGAACGACTTCCGAACCATCGCTCACTCAGAAGGCAATGATGTGTGTAAACAACTGCTGGACCTGTCTAAAGTGTAGGTGGAATTGACTTTTTAAACGTACTTTCCTTGATATCAATACGCCAAGATTTATGATTATCCTGAATTTCTCTGGGGATCAGATTAGTGCACATTGTAGAGTCCTTGATTGCAAGGTAACTGCCTATGTGGCTGGAATGATGGAATCGGAGTGGATTGTCAAAGATGCAATATTCAGTCCACTGCATTATATATTCAATGGCAACACCACATGCTGCATTTTGCAGCTTTGTATCTTAGctaagaaaataatgaaatcaaatttttattacatccaTAAAAGGCTTGGCTTTGTGAAATAAGAAGCATATGTTGCTTTTATGCCTGAAAACCTAATTTACTACAGATTTTATATAAAGTTTGATGATAATAAGGTGATCTTCtttgtacaatattttttttgttcCAGTCCCACATTTGATTGGATGAGAAGGATCTCTGTCAGACCTGGAAAGCACAACAGAAAGGTGTCCTTAGTGTTCAACCACTTAGAGCCGATGGAGTTAGCGGAGCATTTGTCATATTTAGAGTACAAGGCATTCCGTAGAATAAATGTAGGTGTATTATGATACATCAGAAATAAAAGAATTCATCTTCCCAATAATTAAACAGTTGAACATGTACAAAACTGCACACACTGGAAAGTAGAGTTTAGGCTACCAGCACTCTCTTGGTGTCCAAATAGGACAAACAGCTGATGTGCAGAAATGAATTATATAATatctaaagaaaaaaatgtttcctATTTCAGTTTACAGATTTCAAAAACTATGCAATGACGGGATCCATTAAGGATAATCCCAAACTTGAGCGGTCCATAGCCCTGTTTAACGGTCTATCCCAGTGGATCCAGTGTATGGTGCTCAGCAAGACAACCCCACAACAGAGAGCAGACGTCATTGTCAAATTCGTTAATGTTGCTAAGGTAATTTACGTTTCATGGCTAAAGATAGACTGTAGTAAATGAATTAGTGATGTATGAATTGATGTCTGTTGGCATTGATGATTTGCAATTTTAGCTTTAATACAGTAAGTTGATTGATAATGTGAAGTTATTTTTCATGTAATATGGAATGGCTTATATAAGAATTTAAGGAAAATTTCCAGGAGTTGTGTAGAATTCATTTGAATCAGATAAATCAATAATTCAAAACTGctgtaaaatttacaacattcaTTGTGCAAATAACAGATGTTGCTATGGTCAAACCTCTGGCTTCTGCTGCCTTATGGTTAATTGTGTTCATCTCTCAATATCTCATCTGTTGATGATGCTTGAAACCATTCAAGAGAAGGTTTAACTTCCATTTAAATCTAGAACTTATAGTGGTTTTGCTCCATGTTACTGAAATGAATGGTTGCTTTTGCTAGTTTTACTGGCTTCCTGGTATTCTCAGGTGAAAAACAACCTGCATCTCTCCTcttgggaaaaataaatatgaCGTGAAATCCTCGGATCAATAATCACTTCCAATTTATAGGTTTGTGCAAATTACAGTCCTGCAGTATTTATTGCTTCTTCTCTGGTCTCGATTTTAAAAACCTAATggtgtttttttaaatcactgGTAATTTTTGTCATGATAATGATGTATTATTGAAAGGGCACATGAAGCGATGCAGTCATTGTATGTGTACATACTGTTACTAAATGGGAGATggttaaaatagttttgaacaAAGAACATTATTCAATTAGATTTCGTACATTTACATATAGTTCATTTTTTAACTTGTGCATGCTCAATGATaattaaaagaaggaaaaaCCAATAGACAGGgtacaatttatcaaaatgttacagtttaatgtatttatttattcacaCTTTCAATAGCTAATAATGTTATACAAATTATACTAAGAATTAAAAAATGGAATTGCAAGGAGAGTGGGCTTTCTATATGAACAATAAAGAAGATGAATGTAGTCATTTTAGATACAATTTATCACATGTGATATTGCCATAAAGACCCATCATTCCCTGATACAGGAAATACCTCCCACAGCAGTGGGTAGAGGCAGAGGCTGAAGTGATCTAATTATACACAGGTCTGCTGTGCACTAGAAATGGAACAAATCAGTGCAGAAACGGCATTTCTATGTTCATTTGCCGCAGATAGTCTGATAGATATCTAAATGAAGCAGTTATCTATGATTAGTATCTTGCACCTGAGAATGAAAGAGCTTTATGAATATAGAGTATGGATTTGTCTGCATCATTAGGCATTAACGAAGCGGAATTAACTTCCTATTTTGTTAAAGAACAGCATCATATAAACCCCAGACCTCTTTGTCACTTGCATGAAAATTTGATTTGTCCTCTGGCAGAGTTCACACAATTgcactttgtacatgtatgattgtcATGGGTGGATGATTTCATGTGCAAGAGCCTGTGATATTCACTGAATTACGAAAATTTGCTCCTGGTTTGAGACAAATACTTAATGATCTCTACGATCTAGAAAGcaaatgtttttatttgcaTACATTATTGATTTATGAAATGGAAACGGCACTGGTTTgaacaaatatgaaattttgtgtttaaataaGCTTGATTtatcaaaaaaaatttaatacacAGTGTGTTACAAAGTGCTCcttatacaaaatgtatatttagtcctatgtaattttatgaaaatctcaTATGTTAGCCTGATCTcttctttaaaatcttttatAGAAATTGCGGCTGCTGAACAACTTCAACACCTTGATGTCAGTAGTAGGGGGCTTAACCCACAGTGCTCTGGCCAGACTGTCAAAAACTAACCAAGAAATCCCTAGTGATACTCATAAGGTAAGGAGTGAACTCAATATAGAAAGTACtaatggatatatatatatatatatagatagatagatagatagatagatagatagatagagatatATATAGAATGTAAAGCATTCAGTTGATAGGAAATCCCAAATGTAACTCAAAGCTGAAAGAATTCAGTCAGTAGCGGTGAGATCAATCGAATCAAATTTCCAAGTAATGTGAGACGGAAAGGAATTTAATCTGAAGAATTCAAATATTCTGAATGTATTATTGAGTCAATTGATTCAATCAGTGCATCCAAGTGTTTCTGAAAATGTACAGTTGTAAAGGTATTGAAGTTCCAGGAAATTGCAATTATTAGGGTAAATTGATACATGGATGTTACAGGAATTCATAGTGACTTTTCTTTCATTGTaagaattgtacatgtatttaaaaaatgaacgTGAAGGGTCTGAAACTTCATCTGAAACTCCGACTAAAGCATGGACTTCAACATGTTCAGTAAAACCAAACAGTATGTTTAAATAGTACTAAAAGTGTAAGGAATCAGACAGAGTTTAAGTGATCCTAATAGTGTAAGGAATCAGACAGAGTTTAAGTGGTATTAATAGTGTAAGTAATCAGACAGAGTTTAAGTGGTATTAATAGTGTAAGTAATCAGATAGAGTTTAAGTGGTATTAATAGTGTAAGGAATCAGACAGAGTTTGAATGGTATTAATATTGTAAAGAATCAGACAGAGTTTAAGTGGTACTAATAGTGTAAAGAATCAGACAGAGTTTAAGTGGAGAATCAGACAGTTTAAGTGGTACTAAGGGTGTAAGTAATCAGACAGAGTTTAAGTGGTATTAATAGTGTAAGGAATTAGACAGAGTTTAAGTGGTATTAATAGTGTAAGGAATCAGACAGAGTTTAAGTGGTATTAATAGTGGAAGGAATCAGACAGAgtttaaggtagtgattgcaaggCATCACGTGGTTTATTCATGTAGTATCTAAAAAGAGACTATTTTGTTTCCGATTCCGGAATACGTCAAGCACTTAAGCATCAGTAATAATGACAGACAATGGAAACAGACTTGTCAGCTATAACCAGACACAgggtaaagtgaaaatatgtttagaactATACgaataaaatacaatacaa is a window from the Ostrea edulis chromosome 5, xbOstEdul1.1, whole genome shotgun sequence genome containing:
- the LOC125649467 gene encoding ras guanyl-releasing protein 3-like isoform X4: MKMSFDNSSEVFRVDDSLPLPPSTPPPYSRLQVHDNRLVSQSSTGSSESSLSHMTEEKPVLPGVTVRAATKENLVQLVVQSIEPDGRLIGGSDFPSVLFLMHQWFMTSEQLASAFIDLYQSSDEIISCTRTGCQHIPANEDCEIQKYKCCICHAVRFWINNYPIHFDLDGKLKTVMNDFRTIAHSEGNDVCKQLLDLSKVPTFDWMRRISVRPGKHNRKVSLVFNHLEPMELAEHLSYLEYKAFRRINFTDFKNYAMTGSIKDNPKLERSIALFNGLSQWIQCMVLSKTTPQQRADVIVKFVNVAKKLRLLNNFNTLMSVVGGLTHSALARLSKTNQEIPSDTHKTLLEFTDLLSSNNNFSNYRKVFNQIKATDFKIPILAVHLRDLILLHTALPDQVEGTLINFRKMVQLSQTLKELTKLQIHDTIPFTANVDLVNTLRLSLDLHYTEDEIYELSLAREPRNSLSSVSETPSTPTKPAVVFAEWLAGVSPPDPNTINKHVHDMVEAVFKNYDHDKDGFISHDEFKAIAGNFPFIDSFCVLDADQDGMISKAEMKTYFFKANCHVLQNSFKHDFHETTYLKPTFCTHCTGLLWGLIKQGWKCKDCGINAHKHCKDLVVMECRNKQQAAGNKRPDVVPNEN